In Candidatus Hydrogenedentota bacterium, one DNA window encodes the following:
- a CDS encoding PTS sugar transporter subunit IIA — MDASEEIFSDLLREQNVICQIEARTGTEVIEALARLLHRNEGGFDWEAVVAACNERERVYSTVIAPGLALPHARVVNLPRLMIAIGTSRAGIAFEAADRGLVNVTALILTPKTSPGLYLQVLAVLMEHFSEPHAIQRVAELPSAEAVCAFFSENRERMPSYLTAQDILERDVPTLLESDDLDTAIRLFCSKKLLDIPVVDEEGDLRGAFSLEDLLKVGLPEHLLWMEDLAPI, encoded by the coding sequence ATGGATGCGAGCGAAGAGATCTTCTCGGACCTTCTGCGTGAGCAGAACGTTATTTGCCAAATTGAGGCGCGAACCGGCACGGAGGTGATTGAGGCGCTTGCGCGGCTGCTGCACCGGAACGAGGGCGGGTTTGACTGGGAAGCGGTCGTGGCCGCGTGCAACGAGCGCGAACGCGTTTATTCGACCGTTATTGCGCCGGGGTTGGCCTTGCCGCATGCGCGTGTCGTCAACTTGCCGAGATTGATGATCGCAATTGGCACGTCGCGGGCCGGCATTGCGTTTGAAGCCGCGGACCGCGGACTCGTGAATGTCACTGCTCTCATTCTCACGCCAAAGACATCGCCGGGACTGTATTTGCAGGTCTTGGCGGTGCTCATGGAGCATTTCAGCGAGCCACACGCGATACAGCGGGTGGCTGAGTTGCCGTCGGCGGAGGCGGTGTGTGCGTTCTTCTCCGAGAACAGAGAGCGCATGCCCTCCTATCTGACCGCGCAAGACATTCTGGAGCGGGATGTGCCGACGCTGCTGGAAAGCGATGACCTCGACACCGCAATCCGGCTGTTTTGCTCGAAGAAGCTGCTGGATATTCCCGTAGTAGATGAAGAAGGTGACCTTCGCGGCGCGTTTTCCCTCGAAGACCTGCTGAAGGTGGGATTGCCGGAGCATTTGCTTTGGATGGAGGACTTGGCGCCGATT